The Nitrospinota bacterium region TTATAATTTCGCTAAAACTCACCGTTGATATTTTTGTTCAATCAGCCTTTCCAGCCATTCACACTGGCATTTCATAGTGAATATTAGGGTTTGGATATCCCAAAACGATCAAGGGATTGTTACAAAACCGTCATGTTTGTCGCTTTAATCAATTCTGAAGCAATGGTAGGGGATTTTTTTGGATGTGAGTATAACAATTTAAATAATTTCTGATCTTGTATGCAAACCGGAACAAATCCTTAACAGGTTCTCAACGCAGGTCTGGCAATTTAGACACATCAGCAATTTATTCAACGCCAAGGGACTTGCTCTTATGAGATTATCTGAATGCTATAGTACATTGAATGTAACCCCTGACTCAGCCTGGGTGGAGGTCAAAAGGTCATATCACTATCTGGCTAAAAAATACCATCCTGACGTTAATGCGGGGAAGCAGGGACTCTCATACAAATTTAGAAAAATAAACCATGCTTTCAAAACTCTGGAAGCTTCTTATAAAGCGACCAGTAGTAAAGCGAATGTTAATAATAACGAGATTAGAAAACCCTCCATCAGCAGGGCAGTCCCGACCAGAAATTCGGCGCCCTCAAAGCCAACCAAACCTCTGGTAGCCGTCCCGCATAAAAATTCCCTCACCCAACTGGATGCCTACAAAAGGCATGAATCTGGAAAAATTTTTGGTTTGGGTAACGGGTTGAGGTCTTTACGGCAAACCCTGTTTGAATGGGAAAAAACATTATTCCTTCTTGATACGAATAAAAATATCCATATAAAGAAACGCCTGGCCAGTCAGGCAAACATTGTTCGGATAAAGAAGGGAGAGGATACTTTTCAGGTAAGAATTCCGCCGGGGCCCTGGACCCGCATGTTCATCAGGATTCCCGATAAAGGCAATAAAAGTCTGTTCTCTAAAAAACGTGGCGACCTGCTTTTAAACATTCATGTTCCAAATAACGAAGCCCTGAGCCCGACAAACCCGACATTTTATTACAAGGTACGCATCCCAAAAGAGAGCCTTGGAAAATATAAGGTCTGGACCTTAAAATCAACCGACGGCCCCATCCGGTTCACTCTGCCCGCAAACACTGCAGAGGGACAAAAATTCACCCTGAAGGCGAACTCCGGGGAGTCAACTTGTTCCAGCCACATCATCACGGTGCACCTGGTATAAATAAAAAGAAAAGCGGGAAATAACACAGGATAACCAATTTCTGATTGCGCTGGAAAAGCCCTGACTTTTCACTGATGGTCTTTGTTTTGGTTTTGAGTTTTTTTTCTCAAATTCCGCTTCAATTCCAAAAGCTTTCTTTGGCTGGTAAAATACATCTGCCCGGAACTTTCCCTGTTGATCCGGCCCATTCCTTCTAAACCCCATTTCTCATCGATTTTAGTTTTCATTTTATATCCCCATAGACAGTTGGTTGTTCTACTTATTAATTTCAGGACACCTCTAAAAATTAGTTTATTACGGGAAATCGAACATTGCACAAGATTTCTTATATCGGTGGCACGGGCTTTCTAGCCCGTGCGGACAGGCTGGAAAGGCGGAATTAAATTCCGCACTTCCGTATAACCTTTAAGGGCAGGTCGCCTGTCCCACTAAAACAAAGCCATCTCCTTAAATTAACGATTAGGAACATTCAGTCTATTTTTAGAGATGCCCTTCATCCACGGTTTTACATTAGAGAAATAATACCACTGTCAATTCCCTTTCCTTAGGAAGGGCATCACAATCCAATGTGATTA contains the following coding sequences:
- a CDS encoding DnaJ domain-containing protein; translated protein: MRLSECYSTLNVTPDSAWVEVKRSYHYLAKKYHPDVNAGKQGLSYKFRKINHAFKTLEASYKATSSKANVNNNEIRKPSISRAVPTRNSAPSKPTKPLVAVPHKNSLTQLDAYKRHESGKIFGLGNGLRSLRQTLFEWEKTLFLLDTNKNIHIKKRLASQANIVRIKKGEDTFQVRIPPGPWTRMFIRIPDKGNKSLFSKKRGDLLLNIHVPNNEALSPTNPTFYYKVRIPKESLGKYKVWTLKSTDGPIRFTLPANTAEGQKFTLKANSGESTCSSHIITVHLV